The following DNA comes from Tunturibacter psychrotolerans.
GGTGAAGACATGTTTCTCGCTAACTATGGAGACGGATTAAGCGATGTACCTCTTCCAGGGATGCTCGACACATTTCGGAAGAGTAATGCCATTGCCTCTTTGCTGCTGGTGCAGCCGACCTCGAGTTTTGACATCGTTTATACGGGATCTGAAGGAACGGTGAGGGAGATTCGCCCAATAACCCGTACCGATATGTGGATCAACGGTGGATTCTTCGCTATGCGCAACGAGATCTTCCAACATATTCTGCCTGGCGAGGAACTAGTTCGAGAGCCCTTCCAGCGATTGATTGATAAGCAGGCATTGCTCGCCCACAAATATAACGGTTTCTGGCAATGCATGGATACTTTCAAGGACAAGCAACATCTGGAGGAGCTAAACCAGGGGTTGGCACCGTGGAAAGTGTGGAATCAGACTCCGAATTCACTGGCAGATTACCAGTGTGAGCTTCTTGAAGAAAACAAGGACCAGCCGGTGGCGGCGTCGGCGCGTATATGATGCATCTGAATTTCGGCGTGAGAGCTGGCGGGGGGCTAAAGATTCTGTGCATGGGAGCGCATTCCGACGATATTGAAATTGGCTGCGGAGGGACACTCCTACGTATAGCTG
Coding sequences within:
- a CDS encoding sugar phosphate nucleotidyltransferase, which encodes MKVVLFCGGSGMRLRGYADDVPKPMVQIGTRPIMWHLMKYYAHFGHKDFILCLGYKGNCIKDYFLHYDESVSNNFVWSKGGKNVELLNRDMDDWTITFVETGANANIGQRLKAIEPYVQGEDMFLANYGDGLSDVPLPGMLDTFRKSNAIASLLLVQPTSSFDIVYTGSEGTVREIRPITRTDMWINGGFFAMRNEIFQHILPGEELVREPFQRLIDKQALLAHKYNGFWQCMDTFKDKQHLEELNQGLAPWKVWNQTPNSLADYQCELLEENKDQPVAASARI